A window of the Streptomyces sp. NBC_01351 genome harbors these coding sequences:
- a CDS encoding SpoIIE family protein phosphatase, which produces MPTAKVSNLAPDVQPRRRRLVITARAAASFDPLGRSVAAARAFVRDTLQGWGFADIVDDAVVLTSELVTNAVVHAGTRAEVLCLRAGDGVRVEVADRYPERELPLQHPERPYADPDRENGRGLMLCAALATRWGVEYTTTHKHVWFRLDLPDRPVGTRSAGPVVPDRLLPLADSRVRVAVLQIDSADSISAWNEDAEHIFGYTAEKVIGRPLAELAAWPQTPGTGTGVAEALRLSRWEGSYGVRGADGRVIPVYASHLRVRDAHGEPSIVCLLVHDDERALLQTPVRVPIDSGQHTEPRTVDPFEVFIGSPAPDDLDGLLQRTVERARDLLDADAAFLLLATDDETELEVRATTGLPSTRQRFARVPVEAGTNRYGSARMPAVHDDLAVVPGAVPLLESTGMRSAVTVPLKVEGRLTGSLGVAAETPGRYTNEEALRLQFAADRIALAVESARLGELERLRRGSLSFLVEASDLLAGTLDRDQTLALMAQMTVPTLATWCAVYTIADQSSDPYLSYVLHEDEERIDGLKVLLSQVSPPEPVREAGARPWPETALAVGGETVVLPLLARNRVIGLLTLGKPSEEHFRQEILELAEDLSRRAALALDNARLYSERTAISRSLQRSLLPPGSPAIPGMEVEVIYRAAGEGNEVGGDFYDVFPIRDGAYGFAIGDVCGTGPEAAAVTGLARHALRLLAREGLGGPAVLQRLNAAILDEGARSRFLTLLYGELHPQPDGGALMKVVCAGHPLPLRLRPNGEVLAAADPQPLLGVIEDLDLYEQTLTLDPGDVLLCVTDGVTERREGTRMLGDDGLAEVLTTCTGLTAGAVASRVLRAVERFAAEPASDDMAILAFRVPHQRNGD; this is translated from the coding sequence ATGCCGACCGCGAAGGTAAGTAACCTGGCACCCGATGTCCAACCGCGTCGAAGGAGACTCGTGATCACGGCACGGGCGGCTGCCAGTTTCGATCCCCTCGGGCGATCCGTCGCCGCCGCCCGCGCGTTCGTCCGCGACACGCTGCAGGGCTGGGGCTTCGCGGACATCGTCGACGACGCGGTGGTGCTCACCAGCGAGCTCGTCACCAATGCCGTGGTCCACGCCGGAACCCGCGCCGAGGTCCTGTGCCTGCGCGCCGGAGACGGCGTACGCGTCGAGGTCGCCGACCGCTACCCGGAACGCGAGCTCCCGCTCCAGCACCCCGAGCGCCCGTACGCCGACCCCGACCGCGAGAACGGCCGCGGCCTGATGCTCTGCGCCGCCCTCGCCACCCGCTGGGGCGTCGAGTACACCACCACCCACAAACACGTGTGGTTCCGCCTCGACCTCCCGGACCGTCCGGTCGGTACCCGCTCCGCGGGCCCCGTCGTCCCCGACCGACTGCTCCCCCTCGCCGACAGCCGGGTCCGCGTCGCCGTCCTCCAGATCGACTCAGCCGACTCCATCAGCGCCTGGAACGAAGACGCCGAGCACATCTTCGGCTACACCGCCGAGAAGGTCATCGGCCGCCCGCTCGCCGAGCTCGCCGCCTGGCCACAGACCCCCGGCACGGGAACCGGGGTCGCCGAGGCCCTGCGCCTGTCCCGCTGGGAGGGCAGTTACGGAGTCCGCGGCGCCGACGGCCGCGTCATCCCCGTCTACGCCTCCCACCTGCGGGTCCGCGATGCCCACGGCGAGCCGTCCATCGTGTGCCTCCTCGTCCACGACGACGAGCGCGCGCTGCTCCAGACCCCCGTGCGCGTGCCGATCGACAGCGGCCAGCACACCGAGCCCCGCACCGTGGACCCCTTCGAGGTCTTCATCGGCTCCCCCGCCCCCGACGACCTCGACGGCCTGCTCCAGCGCACCGTCGAACGGGCCCGCGACCTCCTCGACGCCGACGCCGCCTTCCTCCTCCTCGCCACGGACGACGAAACGGAACTCGAAGTCCGCGCCACCACGGGCCTGCCCTCCACCCGCCAGCGCTTCGCCCGCGTCCCCGTCGAGGCCGGCACCAACCGCTACGGCTCCGCCCGTATGCCCGCCGTCCACGACGACCTCGCCGTGGTCCCCGGAGCCGTGCCGCTCCTGGAATCCACCGGCATGCGCTCGGCCGTCACCGTCCCCCTCAAGGTCGAAGGCCGCCTCACCGGCTCCCTCGGCGTCGCCGCCGAAACCCCGGGCCGCTACACGAACGAAGAGGCCCTGCGCCTCCAGTTCGCCGCCGACCGCATCGCCCTCGCCGTCGAATCGGCCCGCCTCGGCGAGCTGGAACGCCTGCGCCGCGGCTCCCTCTCCTTCCTCGTCGAGGCCTCCGACCTGCTGGCCGGCACCCTCGATCGGGACCAGACCCTGGCCCTGATGGCCCAGATGACCGTCCCGACCCTCGCCACCTGGTGCGCCGTCTACACCATCGCCGACCAGTCCTCCGACCCGTACCTCTCGTACGTACTCCACGAGGACGAGGAACGCATCGACGGCCTCAAGGTCCTCCTCTCCCAGGTCAGCCCGCCGGAACCGGTCCGCGAGGCCGGTGCCCGCCCCTGGCCGGAGACCGCCCTGGCGGTCGGCGGCGAGACCGTGGTCCTGCCCCTCCTCGCCCGCAACCGCGTCATCGGGCTCCTCACCCTCGGCAAGCCGTCCGAGGAGCACTTCCGCCAGGAGATCCTCGAACTCGCCGAGGACCTCTCCCGCCGTGCGGCCCTCGCCCTCGACAACGCCCGCCTGTACTCGGAGCGCACCGCGATCAGCCGCTCCCTCCAGCGCAGCCTGCTGCCGCCCGGCTCCCCCGCCATCCCCGGCATGGAGGTCGAGGTCATCTACCGTGCGGCCGGCGAGGGCAACGAAGTGGGCGGCGACTTCTACGACGTCTTCCCGATCCGCGACGGCGCGTACGGCTTCGCCATCGGCGACGTCTGCGGTACGGGCCCCGAGGCGGCCGCCGTCACCGGCCTCGCCCGGCACGCCCTGCGTCTCCTCGCCCGCGAAGGCCTCGGCGGCCCGGCCGTCCTCCAGCGCCTCAACGCGGCGATCCTCGACGAGGGCGCCCGCAGCCGCTTCCTCACGCTCCTCTACGGCGAACTGCACCCCCAGCCCGACGGCGGCGCCCTGATGAAGGTCGTCTGCGCGGGCCACCCACTCCCACTGCGCCTGCGCCCGAACGGCGAGGTGCTCGCGGCCGCCGACCCCCAGCCCCTCCTCGGCGTCATCGAAGACCTCGACCTCTACGAGCAGACGCTCACGCTCGACCCCGGCGACGTCCTGCTCTGCGTCACGGACGGGGTGACGGAACGCCGCGAGGGCACCCGCATGCTCGGTGACGACGGCCTCGCCGAGGTCCTCACCACCTGCACCGGCCTCACCGCGGGCGCGGTCGCCTCCCGAGTCCTGCGCGCGGTGGAACGCTTCGCGGCCGAGCCGGCCTCGGACGACATGGCCATCCTGGCCTTCCGCGTCCCCCACCAGCGCAATGGCGACTGA
- a CDS encoding ribonuclease J produces the protein MSHPHPELGPPPKLPKGGLRVTPLGGLGEIGRNMTVFEFDGRLLIVDCGVLFPEEEQPGIDLILPDFTSIRDRLDDIDGIVLTHGHEDHIGAVPYLLREKPDIPLIGSKLTLALIEAKLQEHRIRPYTLEVKEGERENLGPFDCEFIAVNHSIPDALAVAIRTGAGMVVCTGDFKMDQLPLDKRLTDLHAFARLSEEGIDLLLSDSTNAEVPGFVPPEREISNVLRTVFANAHNRIIVASFASHVHRIQQILDAAHEYGRRVAFVGRSMVRNMGIARDLGYLKVPAGLVVDVKTLDDLPAHEVVLVCTGSQGEPMAALSRMANRDHQIRIVPGDTVILASSLIPGNENAVYRVINGLTRWGANVVHKGNAKVHVSGHASAGELLYFYNICKPRNLMPVHGEWRHLRANAELGAMTGVPKDRIVIAEDGVVVDLIDGKARISGKVQAGYVYVDGLSVGDVTEVHLKDRKILGDEGIISVYVVVDSTTGKVVSGPNIQARGSGIDDGAFGPVIAKIEEAIARAASDGVAEPHQIQQLIRRTMGKWVSDSYRRRPMILPVVVEV, from the coding sequence TTGAGCCATCCGCACCCTGAACTGGGCCCGCCGCCGAAGCTCCCGAAGGGCGGCCTCCGGGTCACCCCCCTGGGTGGCCTCGGTGAGATCGGCCGCAACATGACCGTCTTCGAGTTCGACGGTCGCCTCCTGATCGTCGACTGCGGCGTCCTCTTCCCCGAAGAGGAGCAGCCGGGCATCGACCTGATCCTTCCGGACTTCACGTCCATCCGGGATCGCCTTGACGACATCGACGGCATCGTCCTCACGCACGGTCACGAGGACCACATCGGCGCCGTCCCCTACCTCCTCCGGGAGAAGCCGGACATCCCGCTGATCGGCTCCAAGCTGACGCTGGCCCTCATCGAGGCGAAGCTCCAGGAGCACCGCATCCGCCCCTACACCCTCGAGGTGAAGGAAGGCGAGCGCGAGAACCTCGGCCCCTTCGACTGTGAGTTCATCGCGGTCAACCACTCCATCCCGGACGCCTTGGCCGTCGCGATCCGCACCGGCGCGGGCATGGTCGTCTGCACCGGCGACTTCAAGATGGACCAGCTCCCGCTGGACAAGCGCCTCACCGACCTGCACGCCTTCGCGCGTCTGAGCGAGGAGGGCATCGACCTCCTCCTCTCCGACTCGACGAACGCGGAGGTCCCGGGCTTCGTACCGCCCGAGCGCGAGATCTCCAACGTCCTGCGCACGGTCTTCGCGAACGCCCACAACCGGATCATCGTGGCCAGCTTCGCCAGCCACGTGCACCGCATCCAGCAGATCCTCGACGCCGCCCACGAGTACGGCCGCCGGGTCGCCTTCGTCGGCCGCTCGATGGTCCGCAACATGGGCATCGCGCGCGACCTGGGCTACCTGAAGGTCCCGGCGGGCCTCGTCGTGGACGTCAAGACCCTCGACGACCTGCCGGCCCACGAGGTCGTCCTGGTCTGCACGGGTTCCCAGGGCGAGCCGATGGCGGCCCTGTCCCGCATGGCCAACCGCGACCACCAGATCCGGATCGTCCCGGGCGACACGGTCATCCTCGCGTCGTCCCTGATCCCGGGCAACGAGAACGCGGTCTACCGCGTGATCAACGGCCTGACCCGCTGGGGCGCCAACGTCGTCCACAAGGGCAACGCCAAGGTCCACGTCTCGGGCCACGCCTCCGCCGGCGAGCTGCTGTACTTCTACAACATCTGCAAGCCGCGGAACCTCATGCCGGTCCACGGCGAATGGCGCCACCTGCGCGCCAACGCCGAGCTCGGAGCCATGACGGGCGTCCCGAAGGACCGCATCGTCATCGCCGAGGACGGCGTGGTCGTCGACCTGATCGACGGCAAGGCCCGGATCTCCGGCAAGGTCCAGGCCGGCTACGTGTACGTGGACGGCCTCTCGGTCGGCGACGTCACGGAGGTCCACCTCAAGGACCGCAAGATCCTCGGTGACGAGGGCATCATCTCGGTCTACGTCGTGGTGGACAGCACCACGGGCAAGGTCGTGAGCGGCCCGAACATCCAGGCCAGGGGCTCCGGCATCGATGACGGCGCCTTCGGCCCGGTCATCGCGAAGATCGAGGAAGCCATCGCCCGCGCCGCCTCCGACGGCGTGGCCGAGCCGCACCAGATCCAGCAGCTCATCCGCCGCACGATGGGCAAGTGGGTCTCGGACAGCTACCGCCGCCGCCCGATGATCCTCCCGGTCGTCGTCGAGGTCTGA
- the dapA gene encoding 4-hydroxy-tetrahydrodipicolinate synthase, producing the protein MAPISTPQTPFGRVLTAMITPFTADGTLDLDGAQQLAVHLVDAGNDGLIINGTTGESPTTTDAEKNDLVRAVLEAVGDRAHVVAGIGTNDTRHTVELARQAERTGAHGLLAVTPYYSKPPQEGLFRHFTAIADATALPVMLYDIPGRSGVPIETETLVRLAEHPRIVANKDAKGDLGRASRAIAQSGLAWYSGDDMLNLPLLSVGAVGFVSVVGHVVTPDLRAMLDAHLAGDVQKAAEIHQKLLPVFTGMFRTQGVMTTKAALNLQGLPAGPLRLPLIELTAEETAQLKIDLAAGGVQL; encoded by the coding sequence ATGGCTCCGATCTCGACTCCGCAGACCCCCTTCGGGCGGGTCCTCACCGCCATGATCACGCCGTTCACGGCGGATGGCACCCTCGACCTCGACGGCGCGCAGCAGCTCGCCGTCCACTTGGTGGACGCAGGCAACGACGGCCTGATCATCAACGGCACCACCGGTGAGTCGCCGACCACCACCGACGCGGAGAAAAACGACCTCGTACGAGCCGTCCTCGAAGCCGTCGGAGACCGCGCCCACGTGGTCGCCGGCATCGGCACCAACGACACCCGTCACACCGTCGAGCTGGCCCGCCAGGCCGAGCGCACCGGCGCCCACGGCCTGCTCGCCGTCACCCCGTACTACAGCAAGCCGCCGCAGGAGGGCCTCTTCCGGCACTTCACGGCGATCGCCGACGCCACCGCACTGCCGGTCATGCTCTACGACATCCCCGGCCGCAGCGGTGTCCCGATCGAGACGGAAACCCTCGTCCGGCTGGCCGAGCACCCCCGTATCGTTGCCAACAAGGACGCGAAGGGCGATCTCGGCCGTGCAAGCCGGGCCATCGCGCAGAGCGGCCTGGCCTGGTACTCCGGCGACGACATGCTGAACCTGCCCCTCCTGTCCGTGGGCGCGGTCGGCTTCGTCTCCGTGGTCGGCCACGTGGTCACCCCCGACCTGCGCGCCATGCTCGACGCACACCTGGCCGGGGACGTGCAGAAGGCCGCCGAGATCCACCAGAAGCTGCTCCCCGTGTTCACCGGTATGTTCCGCACCCAGGGCGTGATGACCACCAAGGCCGCCCTGAATCTGCAGGGCCTGCCCGCAGGCCCGCTGCGGCTCCCGCTGATCGAGCTGACCGCCGAAGAGACGGCCCAGCTCAAGATCGATCTTGCTGCGGGCGGGGTACAGCTCTGA
- the thyX gene encoding FAD-dependent thymidylate synthase — protein sequence MSETAASDLKPSFRSDVTVELVKHSAADSDVLWAARVSTAGEQSLEELQKDPERSKGLINYLMRDRHGSPFEHNSMTFFISAPIFVFREFMRHRVGWSYNEESGRYRELEPVFYVPDAERKLVQEGRPGKYVFVEGTAAQQELTGRVMEDSYRQAYEAYQEMLAAGVAREVARSVLPVGLFSSMYATCNARSLMHFLGLRTQHELAAVPSFPQREIEMVGEKMEQHWAKLMPLTYAAFNGNGRVAP from the coding sequence GTGAGCGAGACCGCCGCTTCAGATCTGAAACCCAGCTTCCGCAGCGATGTGACGGTGGAGCTGGTGAAGCACTCCGCCGCCGACTCCGACGTACTGTGGGCCGCCCGAGTCTCCACGGCCGGCGAACAGTCCCTCGAAGAGCTGCAGAAGGACCCGGAGCGCTCCAAGGGCCTCATCAACTACCTGATGCGCGACCGCCACGGCAGCCCCTTCGAGCACAACTCGATGACCTTCTTCATCAGTGCCCCGATCTTCGTCTTCCGCGAGTTCATGCGCCACCGCGTGGGCTGGTCCTACAACGAGGAATCCGGCCGCTACAGGGAGCTGGAGCCCGTCTTCTACGTCCCGGACGCCGAGCGCAAGCTCGTCCAGGAGGGCCGCCCCGGCAAGTACGTCTTCGTCGAGGGAACCGCGGCGCAGCAGGAGCTGACCGGCCGGGTCATGGAGGACTCCTACCGGCAGGCCTACGAGGCCTACCAGGAGATGCTCGCGGCAGGCGTGGCGCGCGAGGTTGCCCGTTCGGTCCTGCCGGTCGGTCTCTTCTCCTCGATGTACGCCACCTGCAACGCGCGCTCGCTCATGCACTTCCTCGGCCTGCGCACGCAGCACGAGCTCGCGGCGGTGCCGTCCTTCCCGCAGCGGGAGATCGAGATGGTCGGCGAGAAGATGGAGCAGCACTGGGCGAAGCTCATGCCGCTCACGTACGCGGCCTTCAACGGCAACGGCCGGGTTGCCCCGTAA
- the dapB gene encoding 4-hydroxy-tetrahydrodipicolinate reductase, producing the protein MSKLRVAVLGAQGRIGSEAVRAVEAAEDMELVAALGRGDKLETLTEAGAQVAVELTTPASVMENLDFLIRHGIHGVVGTTGWTEDRLAQLNTWLAGSPATGVLIAPNFSIGAVLTMKFAAQAARYFESVEVVELHHPNKVDAPSGTATRTAQLIAAARAEAGLGAQPDATATALDGARGADVDGVPVHAIRLRGLLAHQEVLLGGEGETLTIRHDSLHHSSFMPGILLGARRVTQTPGLTFGLEHFLDLG; encoded by the coding sequence ATGAGCAAGCTGCGCGTGGCGGTCCTCGGTGCCCAGGGCCGCATCGGCTCCGAAGCGGTCAGGGCGGTCGAGGCCGCCGAGGACATGGAGCTGGTGGCCGCCCTCGGCCGCGGCGACAAGCTGGAGACGCTGACCGAGGCCGGCGCCCAGGTCGCCGTCGAGCTGACCACCCCCGCCTCGGTGATGGAGAACCTGGACTTCCTCATCCGGCACGGCATCCACGGAGTGGTCGGCACCACCGGCTGGACCGAGGACCGCCTCGCACAGCTGAACACCTGGCTCGCCGGCTCCCCGGCGACCGGGGTGCTCATCGCCCCGAACTTCTCCATCGGCGCCGTCCTCACCATGAAGTTCGCGGCCCAGGCCGCCCGCTACTTCGAGTCCGTCGAGGTCGTCGAGCTGCACCACCCGAACAAGGTCGACGCCCCCTCCGGCACAGCGACCCGTACGGCGCAGCTCATCGCGGCCGCCCGCGCCGAGGCCGGCCTCGGCGCGCAGCCCGACGCCACCGCCACCGCCCTCGACGGCGCGCGCGGCGCGGACGTCGACGGCGTCCCGGTGCACGCGATCCGCCTGCGGGGCCTGCTGGCCCACCAGGAGGTGCTCCTCGGCGGCGAGGGCGAGACCCTGACCATCCGTCACGATTCCCTGCACCACAGCAGCTTCATGCCGGGCATCCTGCTCGGCGCACGCCGCGTGACGCAGACCCCGGGCCTCACCTTCGGCCTGGAACACTTCCTCGACCTGGGCTGA